The following is a genomic window from Drosophila busckii strain San Diego stock center, stock number 13000-0081.31 chromosome 2L, ASM1175060v1, whole genome shotgun sequence.
TCGATACTTTAGATTAACATGCCCGATGAGCTGATTTAATTGCTAAGCATACTTACAGTATATTAAcctatttgtaaatatttatttaaattcatggTAGCgatttaaattcattgaagcgatttatttttaaatactagcATTACATTgttaacacatacatatagcaaTAGCTATGtggcaacgctgcgtatgagcaTTCTTGTAAAACGGCTGgtaagtaaaaataacaaatgacaAACTGCAAAAGGTAACTAATGAAAATACAtttggcaaaagaaaattatgtCTCCTTCttaacgacctaccaaccagcgattGAATCTAGGAAtgtgcaatcctaaaacagttgAAAagaactgttagataatgtttacTTATAAGATATGTATACTTaatctcaatttaagagaagattcagtaaaaacagaaaagtttaaaaaaattgttttatctCAAGGCGAGGATTTctaaattccaattaaaattaataagtgTAGAAACATGCGagtagtataaataaattataaagaaaattcgtataaaatagaaatggaatttcaattaaaaaactaattagAAGTTATTAACAGCTAATTGACTTACTGCACTTATAACTATTTAAAAGTAGGTCAgctagtatatagtatatagccTGGAACTAATCACTTTGAAGCaagttgcttgcatttaattctaTTCCCGGCATTAAAACTTGTTTGACATTGCAATCGGgtaatttaagctaatttttgttcgaatataaattatatactgCGTGTGCTATTCTCGTAGCATAGATCGGCTTACAATCATAGCTAGACGTTATATCTAACAGCTCAGTTGTGTTTTAAACAGATCAGTTGCTATAAGAATCACGCCGTGCACAGTTGAAATTTTCAAAGCTGGAAAACTAAAACGATCGAAGTGTTTAAAGCGTTTCAAATCGCGCAAAAGGCGTAACTAAAGCTGCGTTAAGTGCAAcgttttaaaatgtaataaacttTAGTTTAGCAATGGTCTTTAACGTAAACAATGACAGTTTGAGTTTATTAAGTGCTGTGGGAACtgggcgtatgtgtaatttttgacaagcaaagcagctcgctaataaataagaattaagTGGCGTGtgtaatttacataaaattcaaCTAAGTTGACAAAactgttgaaaaataaataaaaattaaagaaatatgttttaaaatattaattattaattagaagtaattaaaataccaGAAACTGCATGTacaagttataaaaatatatttaaaatgcagctaatCATGCtcgttaaacaaaataataaataaatcgcgCTTAAACATagctaattatttatagataGTTTCATTGTGAAGGCGATAAAATGACAGGTTTCACTTGAGATTAGCAAACTAGTTTTCATTACAAAAGTTAACATAGCAAGAACAATCTTTTTAACATTGAACTTGGCATGCAACTGGCCAATTAACTAGCAATGTTATTACATTATACACAGATCTATTCATATGCACATTTCAGATGTTCGTTCAACTGTGCTAACAATATGCTGCGATTTGTTGGCTGTTTGATTTGCCTATGCTGgcaagcaaattttatatatgcggATATAGCCAAGTATGCTGACTCAATTATAGAAGATGCGCGTCTAAGATCGGTAAGCTGgcctgtaaatattttttgatttattctAATTATACTTTTGTGCAGCCCGAGCTTATAAGGAAATATGGTTATCCAGTGGAGCTGCATAGCATAAATGCTAAGGATGGTTTTCAGCTGACAGCGCATCGCATACCCAAGCCAGGCGCACAGCCTGTGCTGCTGGTGCATGGCCTGGAGGACAGCTCCAGCGGCTGGTTATTGCTGGGGCCCAATACGTCGTTTGCCTATTTGCTAAGTGATCGCGGCTATGATGTTTGGCTGCTCAACACGCGTGGCAATCGCTACTCACGCAAACATAGCAAATATCATTTATTGAATCCACAGTTTTGGGACTTTTCATTTCATCAGCTTGGCATTTATGATCTGCCTGCCACTATTGACTATATAATAGCTAATACCAACTTCAAGCAGCTGCATTATGTGGGTCATTCCCAGGGCACCACTTCCTTCTTTGTCATGGGCAGCGAGCGTCCTGCATATATGAAAAAGATTCTGCTGATGCAGGCTCTGGCGCCTGTGGCTTACTGGAATAACATAGATAATCCTTATTACCTATTGGTGGCGCCTTATATAAATGCTCTTGTGGTAAgtataaagctaaagctaagcttgaatttaatatacatgCGACAGAAAATTCTTTAATACTTTTGTGTgcctttaaattgttttaaccCTTTCAATGATTCATATTTCCAACTAAAGTTGAGCTCAACTTTAATATATGCGTTTGATTTGGCATGAATTTTGTTCTATCTCGCGTttctttaaattctttaaccctttttaattgttaatattttcaaacttaAGTTGAACGAACTTGATTTTCATGAACGTAACTCAATTAACGTTTTTAATATATCTTATgccttaaataaatttcatggttttaagcataaagaaaaatatgcgataaatttgaatgcacgttatatttttcatagaaATTCTTCAAACTTTGCAtctaattatatttcaaactAGAATTGCACGCGTTTGAATTTCATATAAACTTATATAGACTTCTGTTTAccgtttttaataattttaatttgaattaaatttgcagcgcCTTTTCCACTCCGTGGGCATACACGAGCTGCCACCGGAGAATGAAGTCTGGAGAGAGTTGGCCTATcagctttgcagctttgccTTCAAGAACACCTGCACCTATATTGTCATGGAGCTTATGGGCTGGGACTTAAATCAGTTCAATGATACCGCCATACCGCTGATATTGGGTCATTATCCTGCAGGCTCCTCAGTCAAATCGTTTGGACACTATGGTCAGACTATACACAGAAAAGAATTCGCCAAATACGACTACGGCCCTTTACAGAATCGCAAGCTCTATGGCAGCGATACGCCGCCTAAATATAAACTGGGCAATGTGGACTGCAAGGTTGCTTTGTATTATGGCAATAACGATTACTTAGCCGCTGTTAAGGATGTGCAGCGCTTGAGTCGTGAGCTGGGCAATGTGGTGCATGATGAGCTGCTGGCCTATAAGAAATTCAATCATTTGGactttgtttttggcaaagaTGTTAAGAAGTTGCTCTACAATAGCATGTTTGAGGTTATGGCGAAAGTGGAGAGTGGACTGctgacaaatgaaaataaatctaTGGGCACTATAGTTACAACGCGaccaaaattaaacaaaggcACAACGAATTACAGAAGTTATCTAACATTAAAGTAGCATAAGctatatttaagtattttttttgtagtattttagtttattataataatttctattaaatgtttgccactatttaaagcaatttagcCAACATGTTTTGTATTAagtttcagtttattttggccaacatgcagcattatattataatattcatATTGTGGCCAGCTGTTgcaattctctctctctctctctctctatctctctctaagTGCTATTAAAATAGCATTTGCTGAAGCGTTTATATGAAGTGCACTGACAGCCACTTAGAATATATGCaactaaatactaaatacctcaataaatacacacacacagctgcagttAAGTGTGTGCTTTAGTGAATTTAGTCTAgcacaaaattattgtaattctGTGTGGAAGCGAGGCATTGAAATGGAAAATcagattaaatatttaaattgtacaaGTGCCTGTGGCTGGCCAAAAAGTCCAAGCATGCACTTCGTTTAGATATATAGACGCACACAATCAACATCATCCTAGCACAAATATGTCGCTCTATAACTGcatgaaatttattgcaagcacattttatttaaatatccATGCTGCCAATGACAGTCTGGCTCGGGTGCAAGCAAGTGTCCACTGcttgaaaaaaaagcaacagtaAGTTAAAAAAGTATTGGCATgcgttattattgttaacattttttctGAATAAGCTTAATTATAGCAATGAAACTTAACTGCTGTGGGAACtgggcgtatgtgtaatttttgacaagcaaagcagctcgctaataaataagaattaagtggcgtatataatttacatacaattcaactacaaaaataataaatagttcgGAAGTATAGTAATACATAATGATATTAAGAATTGAATTAATAacgatttaattatttagaatattagcgatgcttaacaattatttCTTTAGCACAAAGAAGAATTTctcttcttatttttttttaagatttaagcatagtttaaatatatatattggatgtgaaatttactaaaaattcTATCACTTTATACATGGGACATTATTTCGCGCTTTTTTGACTTAatccacatttttttttaattatgtccAAAGTTTTCTATACCATAATTactaaatttgtatacaaatttaagctgcacCAATTATAAAAACGTGCATGTTGTGtccaattaatttttgaactCAGTGTATTGTTTTGGTGAACcacaatgaaataaaagtgTCACTTGataaatacaaactaaaatCATTTGAAGTCGGCAGTCTTGaacattaaacaaacaacgcaatgaattaatataaatttaattgctttaaaaataataaagacaaCAAAGTCTTGCATATTATAAGTAGAAGTAAAATGCATAATGCAATTAAGAATGCACTCTAGCTTGATTTTGCGACTGTACACAGCAGCTGATCAGCAAAAACTGAGCTTAAGCAGCGAGAAAACCACGAGCAGCACATTCGAGCgctctcagcagcagcaaactcagTGAACTAAAATTAGCCACGCACTTTTGCTTGTGGGCGTTAGTGGGAGTCTGttgtctattgttgttgtggctgctgctgctcgaaatCAAGCAAAGGCATTGGCATATCAATCATGCTATTTGACCAAGCGGaaattgagttttgtttatagcttgctcctaagcaaaacaacaacaacaacagcagcagcttaagcttgccTGGCATAGAATTTTTGTGAATATGCAATACGTTAAAATGCTGGAGCGAACGCCATTGTTTCAGTCATTTACATGTTAGTTGGCCCTCTGGCCTGAGACTGGCTGCTGCAAGTGATAAAAGCGACACACACAGTTTGATgcgcaaacaaaagctgagGCTGAAGCAACACAAAAACCAATCGAAGTCATTTTGAAGATTTGCTGCAggatttgcatttgaatgaAAGTTTGAGCATTGGCAAACTGAGTAAGTtcaagtgttttgttttgaagcCCAGGCCAGGGTTAAGACAAAAGCTTGGCACAATAGCTCGAGCCAAATTTCTATTGCATACTTTGGTGCGTTGCgttatagaatttttaatagccaaaagtttttgcctTGCAACTTTAATGGCACACAGTGGCTTGTTAAATATCTGATTTCACAGGCAAAAgcacaatttgatttgcacacaatttaattaaagctgcacagcatataaaacacacacacacagacacacccTACTGTGGCTCgtttgcagcttgcagctcgTTTTCAATTCCCATGTCATGGCATC
Proteins encoded in this region:
- the LOC108601229 gene encoding lipase 1, with the translated sequence MLRFVGCLICLCWQANFIYADIAKYADSIIEDARLRSPELIRKYGYPVELHSINAKDGFQLTAHRIPKPGAQPVLLVHGLEDSSSGWLLLGPNTSFAYLLSDRGYDVWLLNTRGNRYSRKHSKYHLLNPQFWDFSFHQLGIYDLPATIDYIIANTNFKQLHYVGHSQGTTSFFVMGSERPAYMKKILLMQALAPVAYWNNIDNPYYLLVAPYINALVRLFHSVGIHELPPENEVWRELAYQLCSFAFKNTCTYIVMELMGWDLNQFNDTAIPLILGHYPAGSSVKSFGHYGQTIHRKEFAKYDYGPLQNRKLYGSDTPPKYKLGNVDCKVALYYGNNDYLAAVKDVQRLSRELGNVVHDELLAYKKFNHLDFVFGKDVKKLLYNSMFEVMAKVESGLLTNENKSMGTIVTTRPKLNKGTTNYRSYLTLK